In Streptomyces sp. NBC_00569, a single genomic region encodes these proteins:
- the gatA gene encoding Asp-tRNA(Asn)/Glu-tRNA(Gln) amidotransferase subunit GatA — protein MTMTDSNIIKLTAAEIASKIAAGELTAVEVTEAHLARIEAVDEKVHAFLHVDREGALAQARAVDAKREAGEKLGPLAGVPLALKDIFTTEGIPTTVGSKILEGWIPPYDATLTRKLKDADVIILGKTNMDEFAMGSSTENSAYGPTGNPWDLTRIPGGSGGGSSAALAAYEAPLAIGTDTGGSIRQPAAVTGTVGVKPTYGGVSRYGMVAFSSSLDQGGPCARTVLDAALLHEVIAGHDPLDSTSIDAPVPPVVEAARNGSVQGMRVGVVKQFSGEGYQAGVVQRFNESVELLKSLGAEIVELDCPTFDLALSAYYLIAPSECSSNLARFDAMRYGLRVGDDGTKSAEDVTALTREAGFGDEVKRRVILGTYALSSGYYDAYYGSAQKVRTLITQEFERAFEQVDVIVSPTTPTTAFPIGERADDPMAMYLADVCTIPTNMAGNAAMSLPCGLAPEDGLPVGLQIIAPAMKDDRLYKVGAAVEAAFVEKWGHPLLEEAPSL, from the coding sequence ATCACCATGACGGACAGCAACATCATCAAGCTCACCGCCGCCGAGATCGCCTCGAAGATCGCCGCCGGCGAGCTCACGGCCGTCGAGGTCACCGAGGCCCACCTGGCCCGGATCGAGGCCGTCGACGAGAAGGTGCACGCCTTCCTGCACGTCGACCGTGAGGGCGCGCTCGCACAGGCCCGCGCCGTCGACGCCAAGCGCGAAGCGGGCGAGAAGCTCGGCCCGCTGGCCGGCGTACCGCTCGCGCTGAAGGACATCTTCACCACCGAGGGCATCCCGACCACCGTCGGTTCGAAGATCCTCGAAGGCTGGATCCCGCCGTACGACGCCACCCTGACGCGCAAGCTCAAGGACGCCGACGTCATCATCCTCGGCAAGACCAACATGGACGAGTTCGCCATGGGGTCCTCCACCGAGAACAGCGCCTACGGCCCGACCGGCAACCCGTGGGACCTCACCCGTATCCCCGGCGGCTCCGGCGGCGGTTCCTCCGCGGCCCTCGCCGCCTACGAGGCCCCGCTCGCCATCGGCACGGACACCGGCGGTTCGATCCGCCAGCCCGCGGCCGTCACCGGCACCGTCGGCGTCAAGCCGACCTACGGCGGCGTCTCGCGCTACGGCATGGTGGCGTTCTCCAGCTCCCTCGACCAGGGCGGCCCCTGCGCCCGCACGGTCCTGGACGCGGCGCTCCTGCACGAGGTCATCGCCGGCCACGACCCGCTCGACTCGACGTCCATCGACGCGCCGGTCCCGCCGGTCGTCGAGGCCGCGCGCAACGGCTCGGTCCAGGGCATGCGCGTCGGCGTCGTCAAGCAGTTCTCCGGCGAGGGCTACCAGGCCGGCGTCGTCCAGCGCTTCAACGAGTCGGTCGAGCTGCTGAAGTCGCTCGGCGCCGAGATCGTCGAGCTGGACTGCCCGACCTTCGACCTGGCCCTGTCGGCGTACTACCTGATCGCGCCGTCCGAGTGCTCGTCCAACCTGGCCCGCTTCGACGCCATGCGCTACGGCCTGCGGGTCGGCGACGACGGCACGAAGTCGGCCGAGGACGTCACCGCCCTCACCCGTGAGGCCGGCTTCGGCGACGAGGTCAAGCGCCGCGTCATCCTCGGTACGTACGCGCTCAGCTCCGGCTACTACGACGCGTACTACGGCAGTGCCCAGAAGGTCCGCACCCTGATCACCCAGGAGTTCGAGCGCGCCTTCGAGCAGGTCGACGTGATCGTCTCGCCGACGACGCCGACCACCGCCTTCCCGATCGGTGAGCGCGCCGACGACCCGATGGCGATGTACCTGGCCGACGTGTGCACGATCCCGACCAACATGGCGGGCAACGCCGCCATGTCGCTGCCGTGCGGCCTCGCGCCGGAGGACGGCCTGCCGGTCGGGCTGCAGATCATCGCCCCCGCCATGAAGGACGATCGCCTGTACAAGGTCGGCGCTGCCGTCGAGGCCGCCTTCGTGGAAAAGTGGGGGCATCCGCTGCTCGAGGAGGCTCCGTCGCTGTGA
- a CDS encoding putative bifunctional diguanylate cyclase/phosphodiesterase — MEPTESAAPDSRLRTRWRVWRGAESPAPAARSVPGRDETGEKDDTGESDQGDGRRADDAAPAARPADDSPGGDEHGGSVSRRGAWRAAFGIRGAGRTRRRAGSGAQGESGRSGSAGGSAGSAAPVPGWPASGSNGGAGIGAYGVPGSGAAAPGWPVPGSNGGAGIGAIGGSGSGAAVSGGTGWTGAAADGGSGWTGAEAGDAGGWPRAYGTFGEEGDGGERSWLGALPVLPLTIVALAAAVLGTGFYRAFTGSHALFPSGGAGWALAVLTGIIVGHLVALGRDRWWGGTGSGAALTLAVLLLYGWVPAGMVSLTVVVLVGIARRHRWRQGILQGAVDIIGIGAGGLALAVFGQVPSVESPWRPETWTVLNVPEVALVAATYLTVTRSLLWYVHAPRTSGLPTVARTALVRQGLVGAALLGIAPLICVVAIALPELLPLFAVPLIALDSTLWIARARAEEQLRDPLTGLPNRQWLLERTWTALDDAERIGARSALMLIDLDRFRSVNDTLGHLAGDRLLLQIADRLRMALPRGAEAARLGGDEFAVLLPVVDSTTSATRVARTLVAALGSPLDLDGLTLVLEASAGLAVFPDHALDAEGLLRRADVAMYQAKRDRTGVEVYESKRDSNTPDRLGLLGDLRRALDAGEVELHYQPKVRFDGQVAGLEALVRWVHPERGKVPPDEFIAIAESSGLMPHLTEYVLETALAQVARWRAQGLRVPVAVNVSPRDVHTPGFAGAVAARLARHGVPPGALQLEITEHVLLEDPQRAADTLAGLTGHGVKMSLDDFGTGYSSLVHLRRLPVSELKIDRSFVARLAVDNEDAEIVRCTVDLAHSLGLLVVAEGVEDDETWERLRDLRCDAVQGWLVAAAMPPDETTAWLRARGSRGWQRPSVLAAEAEDQSSGQTVN, encoded by the coding sequence ATGGAACCGACCGAGAGCGCCGCTCCGGACTCACGGCTGCGCACGCGCTGGCGCGTGTGGCGAGGCGCCGAGAGCCCGGCGCCGGCCGCGCGCAGCGTGCCGGGACGGGACGAGACCGGCGAGAAGGACGACACCGGCGAGAGCGACCAGGGGGACGGGCGCCGCGCGGACGACGCCGCCCCGGCAGCGCGCCCCGCGGACGACAGTCCGGGCGGGGACGAGCACGGTGGTTCGGTGAGCAGGCGCGGCGCGTGGCGCGCGGCGTTCGGGATCCGCGGCGCAGGGCGTACGCGCCGTCGCGCGGGCTCCGGTGCTCAGGGCGAGAGCGGACGGAGTGGCTCCGCCGGCGGGTCGGCCGGATCCGCCGCGCCCGTACCCGGCTGGCCCGCGTCCGGTTCGAACGGCGGAGCCGGGATCGGCGCCTACGGCGTGCCCGGATCCGGTGCGGCGGCGCCCGGTTGGCCCGTCCCGGGTTCGAACGGCGGGGCGGGCATCGGTGCCATCGGCGGTAGCGGCTCCGGAGCGGCGGTGAGCGGCGGGACCGGCTGGACCGGGGCCGCCGCTGACGGTGGTTCCGGGTGGACGGGCGCCGAAGCGGGAGACGCGGGCGGCTGGCCGCGTGCGTACGGGACCTTCGGCGAGGAGGGGGACGGCGGGGAGCGCTCCTGGCTGGGAGCGCTGCCCGTGCTGCCTCTCACGATCGTCGCCCTCGCCGCCGCCGTCCTCGGCACCGGCTTCTACCGCGCCTTCACCGGCAGCCACGCGCTCTTCCCGTCCGGCGGCGCCGGCTGGGCCCTGGCCGTGCTGACCGGCATCATCGTCGGCCACCTCGTCGCGCTCGGCCGCGACCGCTGGTGGGGCGGCACCGGCTCGGGCGCGGCCTTAACGCTCGCGGTCCTGCTGCTCTACGGCTGGGTACCCGCCGGCATGGTCAGCCTCACCGTCGTCGTCCTCGTCGGCATCGCCCGCCGGCACCGCTGGCGCCAGGGCATCCTGCAGGGCGCGGTCGACATCATCGGCATCGGCGCGGGTGGCCTCGCGCTCGCCGTGTTCGGCCAGGTCCCGTCCGTGGAGTCCCCGTGGAGGCCGGAGACCTGGACGGTCCTCAACGTCCCCGAGGTGGCGCTCGTCGCGGCCACCTACCTCACGGTCACGCGCAGCCTGCTCTGGTACGTCCACGCGCCGCGCACCTCCGGCCTGCCCACCGTCGCCCGCACAGCCCTCGTCCGTCAGGGCCTCGTCGGCGCCGCCCTGCTCGGCATCGCCCCGCTGATCTGCGTGGTCGCGATCGCGCTGCCCGAGCTGCTGCCGCTGTTCGCCGTCCCGCTCATCGCGCTCGACTCGACGTTGTGGATCGCCCGGGCCCGCGCCGAGGAGCAGCTGCGCGACCCGCTCACCGGGCTGCCCAACCGGCAGTGGCTCCTGGAGCGGACCTGGACCGCGCTCGACGACGCCGAGCGGATCGGCGCGCGCAGCGCCCTCATGCTGATCGACCTGGACCGCTTCCGGTCGGTCAACGACACCCTCGGCCACCTGGCGGGGGACCGGCTGCTGCTTCAGATCGCCGACCGGCTCCGGATGGCCCTGCCCCGTGGGGCGGAGGCCGCACGCCTCGGCGGCGACGAGTTCGCCGTCCTCCTGCCCGTGGTCGACTCCACGACCTCCGCCACCCGAGTGGCGCGCACCCTGGTCGCCGCCCTCGGTTCCCCGCTCGACCTGGACGGACTCACCCTGGTCCTGGAGGCCAGCGCCGGACTGGCCGTCTTCCCCGACCACGCGCTCGACGCCGAAGGGCTCCTGCGCCGCGCGGACGTCGCGATGTACCAGGCGAAGCGCGACCGTACGGGCGTCGAGGTCTACGAGTCGAAGCGGGACTCCAACACCCCGGACCGCCTCGGCCTGCTCGGCGATCTGCGCCGCGCGCTCGACGCGGGCGAAGTGGAGCTGCACTACCAGCCGAAGGTCCGCTTCGACGGACAGGTCGCGGGACTCGAGGCGCTGGTGCGCTGGGTGCACCCCGAGCGGGGGAAGGTCCCGCCGGACGAGTTCATCGCCATCGCCGAGTCGTCCGGACTCATGCCCCATCTGACCGAGTACGTCCTGGAGACGGCGCTCGCGCAGGTTGCCCGCTGGCGGGCGCAGGGCCTGCGCGTGCCGGTCGCGGTGAACGTGTCGCCGAGGGACGTGCACACCCCGGGATTCGCCGGCGCCGTCGCCGCGCGGCTCGCCCGGCACGGCGTCCCCCCGGGCGCCCTCCAGCTGGAGATAACCGAGCACGTCCTGCTGGAGGACCCCCAGCGCGCCGCCGACACCCTCGCCGGGCTCACCGGGCACGGCGTGAAGATGTCCCTCGACGACTTCGGCACCGGCTACTCCTCCCTCGTCCACCTGCGCCGCCTCCCGGTCAGCGAGCTGAAGATCGACCGCTCGTTCGTGGCCCGCCTCGCCGTGGACAACGAGGACGCGGAGATCGTCCGCTGCACCGTCGACCTGGCGCACTCGCTCGGCCTGCTCGTCGTCGCCGAGGGCGTCGAGGACGACGAGACCTGGGAGCGCCTGCGCGACCTCAGGTGCGACGCCGTCCAGGGCTGGCTGGTGGCCGCCGCGATGCCGCCGGACGAGACGACGGCGTGGCTGCGGGCGCGCGGCTCCCGCGGTTGGCAGCGGCCCTCCGTCCTCGCCGCCGAGGCCGAGGACCAGTCGTCGGGACAGACGGTCAACTGA
- the gatB gene encoding Asp-tRNA(Asn)/Glu-tRNA(Gln) amidotransferase subunit GatB, whose product MTVTELMSYDAALATYDPVMGLEVHVELGTKTKMFCGCSTELGAEPNSQTCPTCLGLPGSLPVVNAIGVESAIKIGLALNCEIADWCRFARKNYFYPDMPKNFQTSQYDEPIAFNGYLDVQLEDGEIFRVEIERAHMEEDTGKSLHVGGATGRIHGASHSLLDYNRAGIPLIEIVTKPIEGAGERAPEVAKAYVAELREVIKALDVSEARMDKGQMRCDVNLSLRTGPEAPFGTRSETKNVNSLRSVERAARYEIQRHAAVLSSGGTIVQETRHFHEEDGSTTSGRIKDNAEDYRYFPEPDLVPVAPARAWVEELRSGLPEMPRVRRNRLREEWGVSEHDMQSILNAGAVDPIVATIEAGADSVSARKWWMGELARNANESGTALDELPITPAQVARVAALVSAGDLNDKLARQVIEGVLAGEGDPDTVVEKRGLKVVSDEGALGAAVDEAIAGNAGIADKIRGGKVAAVGALVGAVMKATRGQADAARVKELILEKLGVSEG is encoded by the coding sequence GTGACCGTCACTGAACTGATGTCGTACGACGCGGCACTCGCGACGTACGACCCCGTCATGGGCCTCGAGGTCCATGTCGAGCTGGGTACGAAGACGAAGATGTTCTGCGGGTGCTCCACCGAGCTGGGCGCCGAGCCCAACTCGCAGACCTGCCCCACCTGTCTCGGCCTGCCCGGCTCGCTCCCGGTCGTCAACGCGATCGGCGTCGAGTCGGCCATCAAGATCGGCCTCGCGCTCAACTGCGAGATCGCCGACTGGTGCCGTTTCGCCCGGAAGAACTACTTCTATCCGGACATGCCGAAGAACTTCCAGACCTCCCAGTACGACGAGCCCATCGCCTTCAACGGCTACCTCGACGTACAGCTGGAGGACGGCGAGATCTTCCGTGTGGAGATCGAGCGCGCCCACATGGAGGAGGACACCGGCAAGTCGCTGCACGTCGGTGGTGCGACGGGCCGTATCCACGGCGCCTCGCACTCCCTGCTCGACTACAACCGCGCCGGCATCCCCCTCATCGAGATCGTCACCAAGCCGATCGAGGGCGCCGGGGAGCGTGCGCCGGAGGTCGCGAAGGCGTACGTCGCCGAGCTGCGCGAGGTCATCAAGGCGCTCGACGTCTCCGAGGCCCGCATGGACAAGGGCCAGATGCGCTGCGACGTGAACCTGTCGCTGCGCACCGGCCCCGAGGCGCCCTTCGGCACCCGCTCGGAGACGAAGAACGTCAACTCGCTGCGTTCCGTCGAGCGTGCCGCCCGTTACGAGATCCAGCGCCACGCCGCTGTCCTGTCGTCCGGCGGCACGATCGTGCAGGAGACCCGTCACTTCCACGAGGAGGACGGCTCCACCACGTCGGGCCGTATCAAGGACAACGCCGAGGACTACCGCTACTTCCCCGAGCCGGACCTGGTGCCGGTGGCGCCCGCCCGCGCCTGGGTGGAGGAGCTGCGCTCGGGGCTGCCCGAGATGCCGCGCGTGCGCCGTAACCGGCTGCGCGAGGAGTGGGGCGTCTCCGAGCACGACATGCAGTCGATCCTCAACGCGGGCGCGGTCGACCCGATCGTCGCCACGATCGAGGCCGGCGCCGACTCCGTCTCGGCCCGCAAGTGGTGGATGGGTGAGCTCGCCCGTAACGCCAACGAGTCGGGCACCGCGCTCGACGAGCTGCCCATCACCCCGGCCCAGGTGGCCCGGGTGGCGGCGCTCGTCTCCGCCGGTGACCTCAACGACAAGCTGGCGCGCCAGGTCATCGAGGGTGTCCTCGCGGGCGAGGGCGACCCGGACACGGTCGTCGAGAAGCGCGGCCTGAAGGTCGTCTCGGACGAGGGCGCGCTCGGCGCGGCCGTCGACGAGGCCATCGCGGGCAACGCCGGGATCGCCGACAAGATCCGTGGCGGCAAGGTCGCCGCCGTCGGCGCGCTCGTGGGCGCCGTCATGAAGGCGACCCGGGGTCAGGCCGACGCGGCGCGCGTCAAGGAGCTGATCCTGGAGAAGCTGGGCGTCTCCGAGGGCTGA
- the gatC gene encoding Asp-tRNA(Asn)/Glu-tRNA(Gln) amidotransferase subunit GatC produces the protein MPGITREEVAHLARLARLELKDEELDHFAGQLDDIIGAVARVSEVADQDVPPTSHPLPLTNVMRADEVRPSLTPEQALSGAPAQEQQRFKVPQILGED, from the coding sequence ATGCCTGGCATCACGCGCGAGGAGGTCGCACACCTCGCACGGCTGGCGCGTCTGGAGCTGAAGGACGAAGAGCTCGACCACTTCGCCGGACAGCTCGACGACATCATCGGCGCGGTCGCCCGCGTCTCGGAGGTCGCCGACCAAGACGTACCGCCGACCTCCCACCCGCTCCCGCTGACGAACGTCATGCGGGCGGACGAGGTTCGTCCGTCGCTCACCCCCGAGCAGGCGCTCTCCGGCGCCCCGGCCCAGGAACAGCAGCGTTTCAAGGTGCCGCAGATCCTGGGGGAGGACTAA
- a CDS encoding MMPL family transporter produces the protein MAALARWCARHRLVVVLLWLLALGGTSAAAAVGGSSYSNDYEAPGTESGRATQLLDDAFPGLGGDSDTVVWHTDGSMVRAADVKERMTRTLDRIEHLPGIAAVTGPYEQQGTGQTSADGRTAYATVTFDQQSGDIAKADAQRLVDTAKAAENNAPDGLRVELGGSAVALTESAQGHVAEIVGVVVAAVVLLLAFGSLAASALPIATALVSVGTAASGIVLLGHVMTVADFAPMLGMLVGLGVGIDYALFIVTRHRRGLKQGLSVDEAAERAVATTGRAVVFAGATVCIALLGMLILRLSFLNGVAIAASLTVLLTVAASVTLLPALLSFIGMRALSRRQRRRLAAHGPEPELPTGVAARWAAFVEHHPRLLAGLALGVITVLSVPTLFLHLGTSDQGNNASASTTRQAYDLLADGFGPGVNGPLTLVTPIDGAGDQVAVSRLESMIGSADGVSSVTPATYNDSGTAAFLTVVPKSAPQSQKTSELVDRLRTDVIPAAEKGTSLDVRLGGVTASYDDFADVIIGKLPLFVGVVIGLGCVLLLLAFRSIGIPLKAAAMNVAAVASAFGVVVAIFQWGWGSEMLGLGRAGPIEPFLPVIMVSVLFGLSMDYQVFLVSRMYEEWLETGDNRRSVRVGLAETSRVINSAAVIMISVFLAFVLSGDRVIAMFGIALAAAVALDAFVLRTLLVPALMHMLGGANWWLPKWLDRRLPRISIEPPECREPHASIPGQHPAADGALLDTLVKAEAEEHKRDVHDLPG, from the coding sequence GTGGCAGCACTCGCACGATGGTGTGCACGGCACCGCCTCGTAGTCGTCCTGCTGTGGCTCCTCGCCCTCGGCGGCACGAGCGCGGCAGCGGCCGTCGGGGGCTCCTCCTATTCGAACGACTACGAGGCACCGGGCACCGAGTCGGGGCGCGCCACGCAACTCCTCGACGACGCATTCCCCGGCCTCGGCGGCGACAGCGACACCGTCGTCTGGCACACGGACGGCAGCATGGTCCGCGCCGCCGACGTGAAAGAGCGCATGACCCGCACGCTCGACAGGATCGAGCACCTGCCCGGCATCGCCGCGGTCACCGGCCCGTACGAGCAGCAGGGCACCGGCCAGACAAGCGCCGACGGACGCACCGCCTACGCCACGGTCACCTTCGACCAGCAGTCCGGCGACATCGCCAAGGCCGACGCGCAACGTCTCGTCGACACCGCCAAGGCCGCCGAGAACAACGCCCCCGACGGACTGCGGGTCGAACTCGGCGGCAGCGCCGTCGCCCTGACCGAGTCCGCCCAGGGGCATGTCGCCGAGATCGTCGGCGTCGTGGTCGCGGCCGTCGTCCTCCTGCTCGCCTTCGGCTCCCTCGCGGCCAGCGCCCTGCCGATCGCCACGGCCCTGGTCAGCGTGGGCACCGCCGCCTCCGGCATCGTGCTCCTCGGCCATGTGATGACCGTCGCCGACTTCGCCCCGATGCTCGGCATGCTCGTCGGCCTCGGCGTCGGCATCGACTACGCGCTGTTCATCGTGACCCGGCACCGGCGCGGCCTGAAGCAGGGCCTGTCCGTGGACGAGGCGGCGGAGCGCGCCGTCGCCACCACCGGGCGCGCGGTCGTCTTCGCCGGCGCCACCGTCTGCATCGCGCTCCTCGGCATGCTGATCCTGCGCCTCAGCTTCCTCAACGGCGTCGCGATCGCCGCCTCCCTGACCGTGCTGCTCACCGTCGCCGCGTCCGTCACGCTGCTGCCCGCGCTCCTGTCGTTCATCGGCATGCGCGCGCTCAGCAGGCGCCAGCGGCGCAGACTCGCCGCACACGGCCCCGAGCCCGAGCTGCCGACCGGGGTCGCCGCCCGCTGGGCCGCCTTCGTGGAGCACCACCCCCGGCTCCTCGCCGGCCTCGCCCTCGGCGTGATCACGGTGCTCTCGGTGCCCACGCTCTTCCTGCACCTGGGCACGTCCGACCAGGGAAACAACGCGTCGGCGTCCACGACCAGGCAGGCCTACGACCTTCTGGCCGACGGATTCGGGCCCGGCGTGAACGGGCCGCTCACCCTCGTCACCCCCATAGACGGCGCCGGCGACCAGGTGGCCGTGAGCCGTCTGGAGTCCATGATCGGCTCGGCCGATGGCGTCTCCTCCGTGACCCCGGCGACGTACAACGACAGCGGCACCGCCGCCTTCCTGACCGTCGTGCCGAAGTCCGCGCCCCAGTCCCAGAAGACCAGCGAGCTCGTCGACCGGCTGCGCACCGACGTCATCCCCGCGGCCGAGAAGGGCACGTCCCTCGACGTACGGCTCGGCGGCGTCACCGCCAGCTACGACGACTTCGCCGACGTCATCATCGGCAAACTGCCGCTCTTCGTGGGCGTCGTCATCGGACTCGGCTGCGTCCTGCTGCTCCTCGCCTTCCGCTCGATCGGCATTCCCCTCAAGGCCGCCGCGATGAACGTCGCGGCCGTCGCCTCCGCCTTCGGCGTCGTCGTCGCGATCTTCCAGTGGGGCTGGGGCAGCGAGATGCTCGGCCTCGGCAGAGCGGGCCCGATCGAGCCCTTCCTCCCCGTGATCATGGTGTCGGTCCTGTTCGGGCTCTCGATGGACTACCAGGTGTTCCTGGTCAGCCGCATGTACGAGGAGTGGCTGGAGACCGGCGACAACCGGCGATCCGTCCGCGTCGGGCTCGCCGAGACCAGCCGCGTCATCAACTCCGCGGCCGTGATCATGATTTCGGTCTTCCTGGCCTTCGTCCTCAGCGGTGACCGCGTCATCGCGATGTTCGGCATCGCCCTGGCCGCCGCTGTCGCCCTCGACGCGTTCGTCCTGCGCACGCTCCTGGTGCCCGCCCTCATGCACATGCTCGGCGGGGCCAACTGGTGGCTGCCGAAGTGGCTCGACCGCCGACTGCCCCGCATCAGCATCGAGCCGCCCGAGTGCCGCGAGCCGCATGCGAGTATTCCTGGACAGCACCCGGCCGCGGACGGCGCCCTGCTGGACACACTGGTGAAGGCCGAGGCCGAGGAGCACAAGCGCGATGTACACGATCTCCCTGGGTGA
- a CDS encoding SLC13 family permease: MSTIPAELLSVTLLLLILGFAVVRPRQLPEAVVAVPAAAIVVAVGAVSPAHAWAETQDLLPVVGFLAAVLVLAQLCADEGLFKAAGDAIARACKGSPRRMLGGVFAAAAVITAVLSLDATVVLLTPVVLATARRIGARPRPHVYASAHLANSASLLLPVSNLTNLLAFTASGLTFARFAGLMALPWLGAIAVEYVVFRRYFADDLAAPAHEPDAEEPPGLPVFTLTVLALTLVGFVVTSFAGIDPLWAAIAGTAVLAVRALGQRRTTPLALVKSAHPYFCLFVLALGIVVKAVVDNGLGDGIDRLLPEGSSLPALLAVAGVAALLSNLINNLPAVLALLPVAGPAGAGPVLAVLIGVNLGPNLTYVGSLATLLWRRIVHAHDVHPELGDFTRLGVLTVPATLVVSTVALWAGLQFLG, from the coding sequence TTGAGCACCATCCCCGCCGAACTCCTCTCCGTCACCCTCCTCCTGCTCATCCTCGGCTTCGCCGTGGTCCGTCCCCGGCAGCTGCCGGAGGCCGTCGTCGCCGTGCCCGCGGCGGCGATCGTCGTGGCCGTCGGCGCCGTGTCGCCCGCGCACGCGTGGGCCGAGACACAGGACCTGCTCCCGGTCGTCGGGTTCCTCGCCGCCGTCCTGGTGCTCGCTCAGCTCTGCGCCGACGAGGGCCTGTTCAAGGCCGCGGGCGACGCCATCGCGCGGGCCTGCAAGGGCAGTCCGCGCCGCATGCTCGGCGGGGTCTTCGCCGCGGCCGCCGTGATCACCGCGGTGCTGAGCCTGGACGCCACTGTCGTGCTGCTCACGCCGGTCGTCCTCGCCACCGCCCGCCGGATCGGCGCGAGGCCGCGCCCGCACGTCTACGCGAGCGCCCACCTCGCCAACTCCGCCTCGCTGCTTCTGCCGGTCTCGAACCTCACCAATCTCCTCGCCTTCACCGCGAGCGGCCTCACCTTCGCGCGGTTCGCGGGGCTCATGGCCCTGCCGTGGCTGGGCGCGATCGCCGTCGAGTACGTGGTGTTCCGGCGGTACTTCGCCGACGACCTGGCGGCGCCCGCCCACGAGCCGGACGCCGAGGAGCCGCCCGGCCTGCCGGTGTTCACCCTCACCGTCCTCGCGCTGACGCTCGTGGGCTTCGTGGTCACCTCGTTCGCCGGGATCGACCCGCTGTGGGCGGCGATCGCCGGCACGGCCGTCCTCGCGGTGCGGGCGCTGGGGCAGCGGCGCACGACCCCGCTCGCGCTGGTGAAGTCGGCGCACCCGTACTTCTGCCTCTTCGTCCTCGCGCTCGGGATCGTGGTCAAGGCGGTCGTCGACAACGGGCTCGGGGACGGCATCGACCGGCTGCTGCCCGAGGGCTCGTCGCTTCCCGCGCTGCTCGCCGTCGCCGGCGTCGCGGCCCTGCTCTCCAACCTGATCAACAACCTTCCGGCCGTTCTCGCGCTGCTCCCCGTGGCGGGGCCCGCGGGTGCGGGGCCGGTCCTCGCCGTCCTCATCGGCGTCAACCTCGGCCCCAACCTCACGTATGTGGGCTCGCTCGCCACGCTCCTGTGGCGCCGCATCGTCCACGCCCACGACGTGCATCCCGAGCTCGGTGACTTCACCCGGCTCGGCGTGCTCACGGTCCCGGCGACCCTGGTCGTGTCAACGGTGGCGCTCTGGGCGGGACTTCAGTTCCTCGGCTGA